A window from Balnearium lithotrophicum encodes these proteins:
- the oadA gene encoding sodium-extruding oxaloacetate decarboxylase subunit alpha, with the protein MGKKILFTDVTLRDAHQSLFATRMKTRDMVEIAPVIDRAGFWSVEMWGGATFDVCLRFLREDPWERLRILRKLMPNSKLQMLLRGQNLVGYRHYPDDVVRAFVRKAAENGIDVFRIFDALNDLRNVEVAVETAKEMGKIVEGALSYTISPVHTEDLYIELALEFKEMGADIITIKDMAGLLSPERAYTLVKALKEEVGLPVHIHTHCTSGLAEMAQLKAAEAGADIFDVAISPMASDTSHPAVETMAYALGEFGYEIGLDGTSLKKMAQHFKEVRKKYKKYDIDFKGIDAAVLEHQIPGGMISNLINQLKEQGALDRLEEVLEEVPRVREDLGYPPLVTPTSQIVGTQAVLNVLSGERYKMITQETKNYVKGLYGKPPAPIKEEIIRKVLGDEEPITCRPADLLQPELEKCREEIKDLARSEEDVLSYCLFPKVAKEFFEWREKVERGEIPAISEEDLHDMEEEEKQCPQPLAPTEFMINVHGETYHVKIAGVGHKKEGKKPYFIKIDGRLEEVVVEPLVEIVPTRGEVEIAGELTSSSRRPRATREGDVTSPMPAKVVEIKVKEGDRVNEGDVVAIVEAMKMQNEVHAPISGVVKAIYVNVGDNVNPDEALMTIEPE; encoded by the coding sequence CTCACCAGTCACTCTTTGCAACAAGAATGAAGACAAGGGATATGGTGGAGATTGCTCCTGTTATAGATAGGGCAGGCTTCTGGTCTGTTGAAATGTGGGGAGGAGCAACGTTCGACGTTTGCCTAAGGTTTTTAAGGGAGGACCCCTGGGAAAGATTAAGAATTTTGAGAAAACTAATGCCAAACTCTAAGCTCCAGATGTTACTTAGGGGACAGAACCTTGTAGGTTACAGACACTATCCTGACGATGTTGTCAGAGCTTTTGTAAGAAAGGCTGCAGAGAATGGAATCGACGTGTTCAGGATATTTGATGCTCTTAACGACCTGAGGAACGTTGAAGTTGCAGTTGAGACTGCAAAGGAGATGGGAAAGATTGTTGAAGGAGCTCTCTCCTACACAATAAGTCCCGTTCACACAGAGGACCTCTACATAGAGCTTGCCCTTGAATTTAAGGAGATGGGAGCAGACATAATAACTATCAAGGACATGGCCGGTCTTTTATCCCCAGAAAGGGCCTACACACTTGTAAAGGCCCTGAAGGAGGAGGTTGGCCTACCTGTTCACATTCATACCCACTGTACCAGTGGCCTTGCAGAGATGGCTCAGTTGAAGGCAGCAGAGGCAGGAGCTGATATCTTTGACGTAGCCATATCACCTATGGCCTCGGATACCTCCCATCCTGCAGTTGAAACGATGGCATACGCTTTAGGGGAATTTGGATACGAGATTGGCCTTGATGGGACTTCCCTAAAAAAGATGGCTCAGCACTTTAAGGAAGTTAGGAAGAAGTACAAAAAGTACGATATAGACTTTAAGGGAATAGATGCTGCAGTTCTTGAGCACCAGATACCCGGCGGAATGATTTCTAACCTTATAAACCAACTGAAGGAGCAGGGAGCTCTCGACAGGTTAGAGGAAGTCCTTGAGGAAGTACCAAGGGTTAGGGAGGACTTGGGTTATCCTCCACTTGTTACTCCTACAAGCCAGATAGTTGGAACTCAGGCTGTACTCAACGTCCTCTCAGGCGAGAGGTACAAGATGATTACCCAGGAAACGAAGAACTACGTTAAAGGACTCTACGGTAAACCTCCGGCTCCAATTAAGGAGGAGATAATCAGGAAAGTATTAGGGGATGAGGAACCAATAACCTGTAGGCCGGCAGATTTACTCCAACCTGAGCTTGAAAAGTGTAGAGAGGAAATAAAGGACCTTGCAAGAAGCGAGGAAGATGTTCTCTCCTACTGTCTCTTTCCAAAGGTTGCAAAGGAGTTCTTCGAGTGGAGAGAGAAGGTTGAAAGAGGAGAAATTCCTGCAATTTCTGAGGAAGACCTCCACGATATGGAAGAAGAAGAAAAACAGTGTCCTCAGCCCTTGGCTCCTACAGAGTTCATGATTAACGTCCACGGTGAAACCTACCACGTTAAGATTGCCGGTGTTGGTCATAAGAAGGAAGGGAAAAAACCTTACTTTATTAAAATTGATGGAAGACTTGAGGAAGTTGTTGTTGAACCCTTAGTTGAAATTGTTCCAACGAGGGGAGAGGTAGAAATTGCAGGAGAGCTAACAAGCTCCTCAAGGAGGCCAAGAGCCACAAGGGAGGGAGATGTTACATCACCCATGCCTGCAAAGGTTGTTGAAATAAAGGTAAAAGAGGGTGATAGAGTTAACGAAGGTGATGTTGTTGCCATTGTTGAAGCGATGAAGATGCAGAACGAGGTTCATGCTCCTATAAGTGGAGTTGTTAAGGCGATTTACGTAAACGTTGGAGATAACGTAAACCCCGATGAAGCCCTGATGACGATAGAACCTGAATAG
- a CDS encoding lysylphosphatidylglycerol synthase transmembrane domain-containing protein, with the protein MKRNSLLVSLIILSIFIYFLVEYNVFSKLNEILNCLSPIYLFLSLIIYISTYFLRAKRFTLFFPEIKTLDLSAVMAVHTFFNNLLPFRSGEASFPIILKKLFSVEGVISSATLLLVRLFDLLSLSILFTLSTVFISFQNKKLLLISVFLFFFILLIIFIGFKLLRKFKNKFPIAFTLFSFFSNFNSKKNLTLVFTYSILNWTFKFLSFFFILKAGGINISFPKTIFVATFGELTTVLPIHSIGGFGTYEAGLVGGFALLGLKGSYALTVAFYFHLLLFTMSGVLAFFGWIYLSGKFKG; encoded by the coding sequence TTGAAGAGAAATAGCCTACTTGTATCTCTAATAATACTTTCAATCTTTATCTACTTTCTCGTTGAGTACAACGTATTCTCAAAACTTAACGAAATTCTCAACTGCCTATCTCCAATATACTTGTTTCTATCCCTCATTATCTATATCTCTACCTATTTTCTACGGGCAAAGAGATTTACCCTATTCTTTCCAGAAATTAAAACGTTAGACCTATCAGCAGTTATGGCAGTTCACACATTCTTCAACAATCTACTTCCTTTTAGGTCTGGAGAAGCTTCGTTTCCCATAATTTTGAAGAAGCTTTTTAGCGTAGAAGGAGTAATTTCATCGGCGACACTTTTATTGGTAAGGTTGTTTGATTTACTCTCCTTATCCATTCTTTTTACTCTTTCTACAGTATTTATTTCTTTTCAGAACAAGAAATTACTCTTGATTTCTGTATTTTTGTTTTTTTTCATTCTCCTAATAATTTTTATAGGCTTTAAGTTATTGAGAAAGTTTAAAAATAAGTTTCCCATAGCTTTTACTCTGTTCAGTTTCTTCTCCAATTTTAACTCAAAGAAGAATTTAACCCTCGTTTTTACCTACTCAATTTTAAATTGGACTTTTAAATTTCTCTCTTTTTTCTTTATATTGAAGGCTGGAGGAATAAACATCTCATTTCCAAAAACGATATTTGTAGCAACATTCGGTGAATTAACTACTGTTCTACCGATTCACAGTATAGGGGGATTCGGAACTTACGAAGCAGGTTTGGTTGGAGGCTTTGCTCTACTTGGATTAAAAGGAAGTTACGCCCTAACTGTGGCTTTCTACTTTCACCTCTTACTCTTTACAATGTCAGGGGTTCTTGCCTTTTTCGGATGGATTTATCTATCAGGGAAATTTAAAGGGTAG
- a CDS encoding glycosyltransferase family 2 protein, whose product MEEIKKLSVVIPVYNEEENVPILYKQLVEVLRELPYDYEVIFVNDGSTDRTGEILEEIARKDKKVKVIEFSRNFGQTPAIVAGIDHSAGDVIITMDGDLQNDPKDIPRLIEKIKEGYDVVSGWRKNRKDAAVSRKLPSKVANWLIGKLTGVRIHDYGCTLKAYRSDVIKRVRLYGELHRFIPALVSTVTSPNRIVEIPVEHHPRRFGRSKYGISRTFKVISDLFFIWFLQKFMQKPIHFFGLLGIVLFSIGFFPFLYLVLLKLTGHSIGQRPLLIISVLFMIAGTQMFTTGILSEILMRIYYESQNKKPYVVRRALNVEEK is encoded by the coding sequence TTCCCGTTTACAACGAGGAGGAGAATGTCCCCATTCTCTACAAACAGTTAGTAGAAGTTTTAAGAGAACTTCCCTACGACTATGAAGTTATCTTCGTTAACGACGGAAGTACAGACAGGACAGGGGAGATTTTAGAGGAGATTGCGAGGAAGGATAAAAAGGTAAAAGTAATAGAGTTTTCGAGGAACTTCGGACAGACTCCTGCAATTGTTGCAGGGATAGACCACTCAGCGGGCGATGTGATAATTACGATGGATGGAGACCTCCAGAACGACCCGAAAGACATTCCAAGATTAATTGAAAAGATAAAGGAAGGCTACGATGTTGTAAGTGGCTGGAGAAAGAACAGAAAGGATGCAGCAGTTTCAAGGAAGCTTCCCTCAAAGGTGGCAAACTGGTTAATAGGAAAACTGACTGGAGTGAGAATTCACGACTACGGATGCACTTTGAAGGCGTACAGGAGTGATGTAATAAAGAGAGTAAGGCTCTATGGAGAGCTCCACAGGTTCATTCCAGCCCTCGTTTCGACAGTAACTTCTCCAAACAGAATAGTAGAAATTCCCGTTGAGCACCACCCAAGGAGGTTTGGAAGGTCAAAGTATGGAATATCGAGGACCTTCAAGGTGATTTCCGACCTATTCTTCATCTGGTTCTTACAAAAGTTTATGCAGAAACCAATTCACTTCTTTGGCCTCTTAGGAATAGTTCTCTTTTCTATAGGTTTCTTTCCGTTTCTCTACCTCGTCCTTCTGAAGTTAACGGGACACTCAATAGGACAGAGACCTCTACTAATAATATCTGTCCTATTTATGATTGCTGGAACTCAGATGTTCACTACCGGAATTTTGAGTGAAATCCTCATGAGAATCTACTACGAGTCTCAGAACAAAAAGCCCTACGTTGTAAGGAGAGCTCTCAACGTTGAAGAGAAATAG